Proteins encoded in a region of the Triticum dicoccoides isolate Atlit2015 ecotype Zavitan chromosome 3A, WEW_v2.0, whole genome shotgun sequence genome:
- the LOC119267388 gene encoding ABC transporter C family member 3-like, whose translation MPTAASSSSSPFAAAMAEPAALPVFLRPLLLHGLGAGAHLLLALAVAARLLFAAAPRGKESAAAARGGRAGFRWGLFAVRATWALAASEVFLGAYSLVSWYLDNSGAGWGAPDAVADQADAAARAVAWLLLAAYLQLQYRSHGEERFAAPLKLWWALFLLLSVLALAVHAATSLCYGVPVPALPWARDAVEVLAAVALLVAGFSAKTTGGSASEEPLLNGASESRGDDTVDASLFTSAGFLSVLTFSWMGPLLAVGYKKALGLDDVPDLDHADSVAGLLPSFKTNLEAQAGDGSGPKFTAFKLTKALVRTVWWHIAVTALYALIYNLATYVGPYLIDSLVQYLNGDERYASKGKLLVVTFIVAKVFECLSQRHWFFRLQQAGIRARSALVSVVYQKGLSLSSTSRQSRTSGEMINIISVDADRVGLFSWYMHDLWLVPLQVGMALFILYSTLGVASLAALGATIVVMLANVPPMKMQEKFQQKLMDCKDVRMKATSEILRNMRILKLQGWEMKFLSKIIDLRTTETSWLKKYLYTSTAATFVFWGAPTFVAVVTFGACMLLGIPLESGKVLSALATFRVLQEPIYNLPDTISMMIQTKVSLDRIASFLCLEELPTDAVERLPSGSSNVAIEVSNGCFSWDGSPELPTLKDLNFQAQQGMRVAVCGTVGSGKSSLLSCILGEVPKLSGEVKTCGTMAYVSQTAWIQSGKIQDNILFGKEMDSEKYDRVLEWCSLKKDLEILPFGDKTVIGERGINLSGGQKQRIQIARALYQDADIYLFDDPFSAVDAHTGSHLFKECLLGALASKTVVYVTHQIEFLPSADLILVMKGGRIAQAGKYNDILGSGEELMELVGAHQDALTALDVIDVANGGSETISLSLSRSLSSSEEKDKQNGKDDGDKVQSGQLVQEEEREKGRVGFWVYWKYLTLAYGGALVPFVLIAQLLFQVLQIASNYWMAWASPVSKDAKPPVSTSTLIYVFVALAVASSLCILIRALFLVTAAYKTATLLFNKMHMAIFRAPMSFFDSTPSGRILNRASTDQSEVDTNIAYQMGSVAFSIIQLVGIIAVMSQVAWQVFLVFVPVIIICFYYQRYYIETARELQRLVGVCKAPIIQHFAESITGSTTIRSFGKENQFVSTNSHLMDAYSRPKFYNAAAMEWLCFRLDTLSSFTFAFALVFLISLPTGIIDPGIAGLAVTYGLNLNMLQAWVVWSMCNLENKIISVERILQYISIPEEPPLTMSEDKLPHNWPSEGEIQLCDVHVRYAPQLPFVLKGLNVTFPGGMKTGIVGRTGSGKSTLIQALFRIVEPTVGQILVDGVDICTIGLHDLRSRLSIIPQDPTMFEGTVRSNLDPLNEYNDDQIWEALDNCQLGDEVRKKELKLDSPVIENGENWSVGQRQLVCLGRVILKRTKILVLDEATASVDTATDNMIQKTLRENFSEATVITIAHRITSVLDSDMVLLLDNGVAVEHDTPAKLLENKSSLFSKLVAEYTMRATHT comes from the exons ATGCCCAccgcggcgtcgtcgtcgtcgtcgcctttCGCGGCAGCGATGGCGGAGCCGGCCGCCCTCCCCGTCTTCCTGCGGCCGCTTCTCCTCCACGGCCTCGGCGCCGGGGCCCACCTCCTGCTCGCACTCGCCGTCGCGGCCCGCCTCCTCTTCGCCGCCGCCCCCCGCGGCAAGGAATCAGCCGCTGCGGCGAGAGGCGGCCGCGCCGGGTTCCGGTGGGGCCTGTTCGCGGTGCGCGCCACGTGGGCTCTGGCGGCGTCCGAGGTCTTCCTCGGCGCGTACTCGCTCGTCTCGTGGTACCTCGACAACAGCGGGGCCGGGTGGGGGGCGCCCGACGCGGTGGCCGACCAGGCGGACGCCGCGGCGCGCGCGGTGGCGTGGCTGCTGCTCGCGGCCTACCTGCAGCTCCAGTACCGGAGCCACGGGGAGGAGCGGTTCGCCGCGCCGCTCAAGCTCTGGTGGGCGCTCTTTCTGCTCCTCTCCGTGCTCGCCCTCGCCGTCCACGCCGCGACGAGCCTCTGCTACGGGGTCCCCGTGCCCGCGCTTCCGTGGGCGCGCGACGCCGTTGAGGTCCTCGCAGCCGTGGCGCTACTCGTCGCCGGGTTCTCGGCCAAGACGACGGGCGGCTCTGCTTCCGAGGAGCCTCTGCTCAACGGCGCGAGCGAGAGCCGCGGCGACGACACCGTCGACGCTTCCCTCTTCACGAGCGCCGGCTTCCTCAGCGTCCTCACCTTCTCCTGGATGGGGCCCCTGCTCGCCGTCGGCTACAAGAAGGCCCTCGGCCTCGACGACGTCCCGGACCTTGATCATGCCGACAGCGTGGCCGGCCTGCTCCCCTCGTTCAAGACGAACCTGGAGGCGCAAGCCGGCGACGGCTCTGGCCCCAAGTTCACCGCgttcaagctcaccaaggcccttgtGCGCACCGTGTGGTGGCACATCGCGGTGACCGCGCTCTACGCGCTCATCTACAACCTGGCCACCTACGTTGGCCCGTACCTCATAGACTCCCTGGTGCAGTACCTCAACGGCGACGAGAGGTACGCCAGCAAGGGGAAGCTACTTGTTGTCACCTTCATCGTAGCCAAGGTGTTTGAGTGCTTGTCACAACGGCACTGGTTCTTCCGGCTGCAGCAAGCCGGGATACGTGCTCGCTCCGCGCTCGTCTCCGTCGTGTACCAGAAAGGGCTCTCTCTGTCCAGCACCTCCAGACAGAGCCGCACGAGCGGCGAGATGATCAACATCATCAGCGTGGACGCCGACCGAGTCGGCCTCTTCTCATGGTACATGCACGATCTCTGGTTGGTACCACTCCAAGTAGGCATGGCATTGTTCATCTTGTACTCCACCCTGGGGGTAGCGTCGCTTGCGGCGCTCGGTGCCACCATTGTGGTCATGCTTGCAAATGTGCCTCCCATGAAAATGCAGGAGAAGTTCCAGCAGAAGCTCATGGACTGCAAGGATGTCAGGATGAAGGCGACATCTGAGATCCTGCGCAACATGAGAATTCTTAAACTGCAGGGGTGGGAGATGAAGTTCTTGTCCAAGATCATTGACCTCAGGACGACAGAGACAAGCTGGCTCAAGAAGTACCTTTACACATCGACCGCGGCCACCTTCGTGTTCTGGGGTGCCCCGACCTTTGTCGCTGTGGTAACCTTCGGAGCTTGCATGCTCTTAGGGATACCATTGGAGTCAGGGAAGGTGCTGTCTGCATTGGCCACGTTCCGGGTGCTTCAAGAACCAATATACAACCTTCCTGACACAATCTCGATGATGATTCAGACCAAGGTGTCTCTTGACAGGATAGCATCTTTCCTATGCCTTGAGGAGTTGCCGACGGATGCTGTGGAGAGGCTACCAAGTGGTAGCTCCAATGTTGCAATTGAGGTCAGCAATGGGTGCTTCTCCTGGGACGGCTCACCTGAGCTGCCAACGCTGAAGGACCTGAACTTTCAAGCTCAGCAAGGCATGCGTGTTGCAGTCTGTGGGACGGTCGGCTCTGGAAAATCAAGCTTGCTCTCTTGCATTCTTGGTGAGGTGCCAAAGCTATCAGGAGAGGTCAAGACTTGTGGAACAATGGCATATGTCAGCCAGACGGCATGGATACAGAGCGGCAAAATTCAGGACAACATACTGTTCGGCAAGGAGATGGACAGTGAGAAATATGACAGGGTTCTTGAGTGGTGTTCGCTGAAGAAAGACTTGGAGATCTTGCCATTCGGTGACAAGACAGTCATTGGAGAGCGAGGCATAAATCTTAGTGGCGGACAGAAGCAAAGGATTCAGATAGCCCGAGCTTTGTATCAGGACGCCGACATCTATTTGTTTGATGATCCGTTCAGCGCAGTCGATGCCCATACAGGATCCCACCTTTTCAAG GAATGCTTGCTTGGGGCTTTGGCTTCAAAAACAGTGGTTTATGTCACTCACCAGATTGAATTCCTGCCTTCAGCTGATCTTATTCTG GTAATGAAGGGTGGGAGGATAGCACAAGCAGGCAAATACAACGATATACTTGGTTCAGGGGAAGAGCTAATGGAACTGGTTGGTGCTCACCAAGATGCTCTCACAGCATTGGACGTGATTGATGTTGCTAATGGAGGCAGTGAAACGATCTCTTTAAGCCTATCCAGGTCATTGTCATCATCTGAAGAGAAAGATAAACAAAATGGCAAAGACGACGGTGACAAGGTTCAGAGTGGGCAGCTGGTGcaggaagaagaaagggaaaagGGCAGGGTGGGGTTCTGGGTCTACTGGAAGTACCTCACATTGGCTTACGGCGGAGCTCTCGTACCATTCGTGTTGATAGCACAGCTACTTTTCCAAGTACTTCAGATTGCTAGCAATTACTGGATGGCTTGGGCTTCTCCTGTGTCGAAAGACGCCAAGCCTCCAGTGAGCACGTCGACACTGATCTATGTCTTTGTGGCATTGGCTGTTGCAAGTTCGCTGTGCATCCTCATAAGGGCACTGTTTCTTGTGACAGCTGCATACAAAACAGCAACTCTGTTGTTCAACAAGATGCATATGGCCATATTCAGAGCTCCTATGTCTTTCTTCGATTCCACTCCAAGTGGGCGCATCTTGAATAGA GCTTCAACTGATCAAAGCGAAGTGGATACAAACATCGCTTACCAGATGGGTTCTGTTGCGTTTTCCATCATACAACTAGTTGGAATTATTGCGGTGATGTCTCAGGTAGCATGGCAGGTGTTTCTTGTGTTCGTTCCTGTGATCATTATCTGCTTCTACTACCAG CGCTACTACATTGAGACGGCCAGAGAGCTGCAAAGGCTGGTAGGGGTTTGCAAAGCTCCTATCATACAACATTTTGCTGAATCAATTACTGGATCAACCACCATCAGAAGTTTTGGCAAAGAAAATCAGTTTGTATCAACTAATAGCCATCTAATGGATGCCTACTCTCGACCGAAATTCTACAATGCTGCAGCAATGGAGTGGCTTTGTTTCCGCTTGGATACACTGTCGTCCTTTACATTTGCATTCGCTTTGGTATTTCTTATCAGTCTACCAACTGGTATCATCGATCCAG GTATTGCTGGTCTCGCGGTCACATATGGGCTTAACTTGAACATGCTGCAAGCATGGGTTGTGTGGAGCATGTGCAATTTGGAGAACAAGATCATATCAGTAGAAAGAATTCTGCAATACATAAGCATTCCTGAAGAACCCCCACTTACAATGTCAGAAGATAAGTTGCCCCATAACTGGCCGTCAGAGGGAGAAATTCAGCTTTGTGACGTCCAT GTGAGATATGCTCCACAACTACCATTTGTTCTGAAGGGCCTTAACGTCACTTTTCCTGGAGGCATGAAGACCGGTATTGTTGGAAGAACAGGCAGTGGTAAATCAACACTCATACAGGCCCTTTTCCGAATTGTCGAGCCTACTGTCGGTCAGATACTGGTAGATGGTGTTGACATCTGCACCATCGGGCTGCACGATCTGAGATCTAGACTTAGCATCATTCCACAAGATCCAACGATGTTTGAGGGAACTGTGAGGAGCAACCTTGACCCTCTTAACGAGTACAATGACGATCAAATCTGGGAG GCCTTGGATAACTGTCAGCTGGGAGATGAGGTCAGGAAGAAGGAGCTGAAACTCGACTCGCCAG TGATCGAGAACGGAGAGAACTGGAGCGTGGGCCAGCGCCAGCTAGTCTGTCTCGGAAGAGTGATTCTGAAACGGACCAAGATACTGGTTCTGGACGAAGCCACTGCCTCAGTGGATACCGCGACAGACAACATGATCCAGAAAACGCTGCGTGAGAACTTCTCGGAGGCGACGGTCATCACGATTGCGCATCGAATCACCTCGGTCCTCGACAGCGACATGGTTCTGCTCCTCGACAACG GTGTGGCCGTGGAGCATGACACGCCGGCCAAGCTGCTGGAGAACAAGTCGTCCCTGTTCTCAAAGCTTGTGGCAGAGTACACGATGAGGGCGACGCATACATAG
- the LOC119267389 gene encoding transcription factor HY5-like produces the protein MAAQEQEQQAKTSTTSSLPSSSDRSSSSGPNNLKKGGAESDEEIRRVPEMGGGSASSGAGDGKQLQLAAAGGGQAPAGKKRGRAAGDKEQNRLKRLLRNRVSAQQARERKKAYMTELEAKAKDLELRNAELEQKVSTLQNENNTLRQILKNTTAHAGKKPSGGKGGDGGKKHHHFGKG, from the exons ATGGCGGCGCAAGAGCAGGAGCAGCAGGCCAAGACGAGCACCACCAGCTCGCTGCCGTCCAGCAGCGACCGCTCCTCCAGCTCCGGCCCCAACAACCTCAAGAAAGGAG gcgcggagagcgacgaggagATACGGCGGGTGCCGGAGATGGGCGGCGGGTCGGCGTCGTCGGGCGCGGGGGACGGCAAGCAGCTGCAGCTGGCGGCGGCCGGGGGTGGGCAGGCCCCGGCGGGGAAGAAGCGCGGGCGCGCCGCCGGGGACAAGGAGCAGAACCGGCTGAAGCGGCTGCTGCGGAACCGCGTGTCGGCGCAGCAGGCCCGCGAGCGGAAGAAGGCCTACATGACGGAGCTGGAGGCGAAGGCCAAGGACCTCGAGCTCCGCAATGCCGAGCTGGAGCAGAAGGTCTCCACCCTCCAGAACGAGAACAACACGCTCCGCCAG ATACTGAAGAACACGACGGCGCACGCCGGGAAGAAGCCGAGCGGCGGCAAGGGGGGAGACGGCGGCAAGAAGCACCACCACTTCGGCAAGGGCTAG